From the genome of Ictalurus furcatus strain D&B chromosome 4, Billie_1.0, whole genome shotgun sequence, one region includes:
- the tsnaxip1 gene encoding translin-associated factor X-interacting protein 1 isoform X2, with protein sequence MSVKKDIHLPPLSTFERLSSSKGTQGQARSVPKILKITDGCSSGYLSTWPAHVSSQVVQQHSQKHTSSGANRNHGYIDEFGCTVAKPRFLEQLECYLRRELASLDLHSPKLQQLKLQAYREVFDYFIEEFKTYKPLLSAIKNEYEITLVYLQQQIQELEPLRAQMVLLSEQCEERILGLREQERAEITALKQERQHLQQVIESMKEQQSTLQTQVSYLEEDLARQYVLYRDERDARRLLIDNISSMSYSPQEPGYSLDEDPVNLKLALDVCRVDLSKTQMELNHLHAEYGDVVPRRDWDNLERMYQENLLKVETVQCDFNQMKMEYDTLLKLHQQTSTQRDSLHRNASTPRPQWDQCADVLGSRDRCSELFEGQSSQKRLEILLKELNSMGLEQKNFFTGLGTSSDVPIYLRYEGQLKNLRLKKTDVVRVIKDIWREKASEDEKMDESSDLKEFLHQYLLKKHEERAGEWAYSLLDGIKCYLEDDFIGLFYDILQGKVDESVYHGQTHLLSHLLKVLIQSDSTETGLLSTPQFSEALKTAFPLKGDQDIEELVLAAQSELQTSGGSIAYQRLYTEDTDGKQSEFLGLVKKQAMAERCQYISQLREQLGGNGEVGVEDLRAVFKTIDPTLDSETLDCYLSRAFQTKELHEHTALLDIEVALQRLSEANVSRAGPMPQSE encoded by the exons ATGTCTGTAAAGAAGGACATCCATTTGCCACCACTGTCAACGTTTGAAAG GCTTTCATCAAGCAAGGGGACCCAAGGGCAAGCGAGGTCTGTGCCAAAAATACTGAAA ATTACAGATGGATGTAGCTCTGGCTATCTTTCCACCTGGCCTGCCCATGTCAGCTCTCAGGTTGTCCAGCAACACAGTCAAAAACACACGTCCTCTGGAGCAAACAGAAACCACGG ATACATTGACGAATTTGGATGTACTGTGGCTAAGCCACGGTTCCTGGAACAACTGGAGTGCTATCTCAGGCGAGAACTGGCATCTTTAGACTTGCATAGCCCCAAACTCCAGCAGCTCAAACTTCag GCATACAGAGAAGTTTTTGACTATTTCATTGAAGAATTTAAAACATACAAGCCACTATTGTCTGCCATCAAAAATGAATACGAGATTACTCTAG TGTATCTGCAACAGCAGATCCAAGAGCTGGAGCCTCTCCGTGCCCAGATGGTGCTGCTGTCTGAACAGTGTGAGGAGAGGATTCTGGGCCTgagggagcaagagagagctGAGATCACAGCTTTGAAACAGGAGCGCCAACATCTGCAGCAAGTCATTGAGAGCATGAAGGAGCAACAGAGCACTTTGCAGACCCAG GTGTCATATCTAGAGGAGGACCTTGCAAGACAGTATGTGCTGTACAGGGATGAACGTGATGCCCGCAGGCTGCTCATTGACAATATCAGCAGCATGAGCTACAGCCCACAGGAGCCTGGTTACTCACTGGATG AGGATCCTGTGAATCTAAAGCTGGCTTTGGATGTTTGTAGAGTGGATCTAAGCAAGACCCAGATGGAACTCAACCACTTGCATGCAGAATATGGAGATGTGGTTCCCCGTAGGGACTGGGACAATCTAGAGCGTATGTACCAGGAGAACCTCCTAAAG GTGGAGACCGTGCAGTGTGACTTCAACCAAATGAAGATGGAATATGACACATTGCTAAAGTTACATCAGCAGACcagcacacagagagacagccTTCACAGAAATGCCTCAACTCCTAGACCACAGTGGGACCAGTGTGCAG ATGTACTTGGTAGCAGAGATCGTTGTTCTGAGCTCTTTGAGGGCCAGTCCAGTCAAAAAAGACTGGAGATCTTGCTGAAGGAGTTGAACAGCATGGGCTTGGAGCAGAAAAACTTCTTTACTGGACTG GGTACTTCCAGTGATGTTCCCATCTACCTGCGCTATGAGGGGCAATTGAAGAACCTCCGATTGAAAAAGACTGATGTTGTTAGAGTTATAAAGGACATATGGAGAGAGAAAGCATCTGAAGATGAGAAG ATGGATGAAAGCAGTGATCTAAAGGAGTTTCTGCACCAGTATCTGTTAAAAAAGCATGAGGAGAGGGCAGGAGAGTGGGCTTACAGCTTGCTCGATGGCATCAAGTGTTACCTAGAAGATGACTTCATTGGTCTCTTCTATGAcattctccaaggcaag GTGGATGAAAGTGTGTACCATGGCCAGACCCATCTACTATCTCATCTGCTCAAGGTGCTCATACAGAGTGACAGCACTGAGACTGGATTGCTAAGTACACCCCAATTCAG TGAGGCTCTAAAGACAGCTTTTCCCCTGAAAGGAGATCAGGATATAGAGGAACTGGTGCTGGCAGCTCAGTCTGAACTGCAGACCAGTGGAGGAAGCATTGCCTATCAGAGGCTGTACACAGAG GACACAGATGGAAAGCAGAGTGAATTCCTGGGTCTGGTAAAAAAGCAGGCTATGGCTGAGAGATGCCAGTACATCAGCCAGCTGAGGGAACAACTAGGAGGCAATGG GGAAGTGGGAGTGGAAGATTTAAGAGCTGTTTTCAAGAcaattgatcccacactggacTCTGAGACTCTGGACTGTTATTTGAGTAGAGCCTTTCAAACTAAAGAGCTGCACGAGCACACAGCACTTTTGGACATTGAGGTTGCACTACAGCGCCTCTCTGAAGCTAATGTAAGCAGGGCAGGACCCATGCCTCAGTCCGAATAA
- the tsnaxip1 gene encoding translin-associated factor X-interacting protein 1 isoform X1 yields the protein MSVKKDIHLPPLSTFESRLSSSKGTQGQARSVPKILKITDGCSSGYLSTWPAHVSSQVVQQHSQKHTSSGANRNHGYIDEFGCTVAKPRFLEQLECYLRRELASLDLHSPKLQQLKLQAYREVFDYFIEEFKTYKPLLSAIKNEYEITLVYLQQQIQELEPLRAQMVLLSEQCEERILGLREQERAEITALKQERQHLQQVIESMKEQQSTLQTQVSYLEEDLARQYVLYRDERDARRLLIDNISSMSYSPQEPGYSLDEDPVNLKLALDVCRVDLSKTQMELNHLHAEYGDVVPRRDWDNLERMYQENLLKVETVQCDFNQMKMEYDTLLKLHQQTSTQRDSLHRNASTPRPQWDQCADVLGSRDRCSELFEGQSSQKRLEILLKELNSMGLEQKNFFTGLGTSSDVPIYLRYEGQLKNLRLKKTDVVRVIKDIWREKASEDEKMDESSDLKEFLHQYLLKKHEERAGEWAYSLLDGIKCYLEDDFIGLFYDILQGKVDESVYHGQTHLLSHLLKVLIQSDSTETGLLSTPQFSEALKTAFPLKGDQDIEELVLAAQSELQTSGGSIAYQRLYTEDTDGKQSEFLGLVKKQAMAERCQYISQLREQLGGNGEVGVEDLRAVFKTIDPTLDSETLDCYLSRAFQTKELHEHTALLDIEVALQRLSEANVSRAGPMPQSE from the exons ATGTCTGTAAAGAAGGACATCCATTTGCCACCACTGTCAACGTTTGAAAG CAGGCTTTCATCAAGCAAGGGGACCCAAGGGCAAGCGAGGTCTGTGCCAAAAATACTGAAA ATTACAGATGGATGTAGCTCTGGCTATCTTTCCACCTGGCCTGCCCATGTCAGCTCTCAGGTTGTCCAGCAACACAGTCAAAAACACACGTCCTCTGGAGCAAACAGAAACCACGG ATACATTGACGAATTTGGATGTACTGTGGCTAAGCCACGGTTCCTGGAACAACTGGAGTGCTATCTCAGGCGAGAACTGGCATCTTTAGACTTGCATAGCCCCAAACTCCAGCAGCTCAAACTTCag GCATACAGAGAAGTTTTTGACTATTTCATTGAAGAATTTAAAACATACAAGCCACTATTGTCTGCCATCAAAAATGAATACGAGATTACTCTAG TGTATCTGCAACAGCAGATCCAAGAGCTGGAGCCTCTCCGTGCCCAGATGGTGCTGCTGTCTGAACAGTGTGAGGAGAGGATTCTGGGCCTgagggagcaagagagagctGAGATCACAGCTTTGAAACAGGAGCGCCAACATCTGCAGCAAGTCATTGAGAGCATGAAGGAGCAACAGAGCACTTTGCAGACCCAG GTGTCATATCTAGAGGAGGACCTTGCAAGACAGTATGTGCTGTACAGGGATGAACGTGATGCCCGCAGGCTGCTCATTGACAATATCAGCAGCATGAGCTACAGCCCACAGGAGCCTGGTTACTCACTGGATG AGGATCCTGTGAATCTAAAGCTGGCTTTGGATGTTTGTAGAGTGGATCTAAGCAAGACCCAGATGGAACTCAACCACTTGCATGCAGAATATGGAGATGTGGTTCCCCGTAGGGACTGGGACAATCTAGAGCGTATGTACCAGGAGAACCTCCTAAAG GTGGAGACCGTGCAGTGTGACTTCAACCAAATGAAGATGGAATATGACACATTGCTAAAGTTACATCAGCAGACcagcacacagagagacagccTTCACAGAAATGCCTCAACTCCTAGACCACAGTGGGACCAGTGTGCAG ATGTACTTGGTAGCAGAGATCGTTGTTCTGAGCTCTTTGAGGGCCAGTCCAGTCAAAAAAGACTGGAGATCTTGCTGAAGGAGTTGAACAGCATGGGCTTGGAGCAGAAAAACTTCTTTACTGGACTG GGTACTTCCAGTGATGTTCCCATCTACCTGCGCTATGAGGGGCAATTGAAGAACCTCCGATTGAAAAAGACTGATGTTGTTAGAGTTATAAAGGACATATGGAGAGAGAAAGCATCTGAAGATGAGAAG ATGGATGAAAGCAGTGATCTAAAGGAGTTTCTGCACCAGTATCTGTTAAAAAAGCATGAGGAGAGGGCAGGAGAGTGGGCTTACAGCTTGCTCGATGGCATCAAGTGTTACCTAGAAGATGACTTCATTGGTCTCTTCTATGAcattctccaaggcaag GTGGATGAAAGTGTGTACCATGGCCAGACCCATCTACTATCTCATCTGCTCAAGGTGCTCATACAGAGTGACAGCACTGAGACTGGATTGCTAAGTACACCCCAATTCAG TGAGGCTCTAAAGACAGCTTTTCCCCTGAAAGGAGATCAGGATATAGAGGAACTGGTGCTGGCAGCTCAGTCTGAACTGCAGACCAGTGGAGGAAGCATTGCCTATCAGAGGCTGTACACAGAG GACACAGATGGAAAGCAGAGTGAATTCCTGGGTCTGGTAAAAAAGCAGGCTATGGCTGAGAGATGCCAGTACATCAGCCAGCTGAGGGAACAACTAGGAGGCAATGG GGAAGTGGGAGTGGAAGATTTAAGAGCTGTTTTCAAGAcaattgatcccacactggacTCTGAGACTCTGGACTGTTATTTGAGTAGAGCCTTTCAAACTAAAGAGCTGCACGAGCACACAGCACTTTTGGACATTGAGGTTGCACTACAGCGCCTCTCTGAAGCTAATGTAAGCAGGGCAGGACCCATGCCTCAGTCCGAATAA